CCAACCGGGTGATAAAATGGCGGGTCGTCATGGTAACAAAGGTGTTATCTCGAAAATTAACCCAGTTGAAGATATGCCATACGATGAGAATGGCCAACCTGTTGAAATCGTATTGAACCCACTGGGCGTACCATCTCGAATGAACATCGGTCAGATCTTAGAAACCCACTTAGGCTTAGCGGCGAAAGGTATCGGTAATCAAATCAATGCGATGATCAAACAAAAACAAGATGTTGAGAAACTTCGTGGCTATATGCAAAAAGCATACGATTTAGGTCATGGCGCACAAAAAGTTGATTTAAGCACCTTTAGCGATGACGAAATCATGCGTTTAGCGGAAAACCTACGTAAAGGTTTACCGGTAGCAACACCAGTGTTTGATGGTGCTGATGAGCAAGAAATCAAAGAAATGTTGAAACTTGGTGGCTTACCAACTTCAGGTCAGATCACGTTATACGATGGCCGTACTGGTGAGAAATTCGAGCGTCCAGTAACCGTAGGTTATATGTACATGCTCAAATTGAACCACTTAGTTGATGACAAAATGCATGCTCGTTCAACAGGTTCTTATAGTCTTGTTACTCAACAACCACTTGGTGGTAAAGCACAATTCGGTGGTCAACGTTTCGGTGAGATGGAGGTATGGGCACTTGAAGCATACGGTGCTGCTTACACCTTACAAGAAATGTTAACTGTGAAATCCGATGACGTGAACGGCCGTACGAAGATGTATAAAAACATCGTCGGTGGCAACCAACAAATGGATCCGGGTACACCGGAATCTTTCAACGTAATTATGAAAGAAATCCGTTCACTTGGTTTGAATATCGAGCTAGACGAAGAGTAATCGACAAACCGGTCTTCCCCTGTACGCAGGGGAAGCAAAAGGAAGAAATCGCCGAAGTGCGGTTAAAAAACAAAATATTTTTGACCGCACTTTGAAACCCTTAACTCCGACAGGAGACTATTTGTGAAAGACTTAGTTAAGTTTTTAAAAGCACAATCAAAAACCAGTGAAGATTTTGATGTGATTAAAATTGGGTTAGCTTCTCCAGACATGATCCGTTCTTGGTCATTTGGTGAAGTTAAAAAACCTGAAACAATCAACTATCGTACGTTCAAACCTGAGCGTGACGGTCTTTTCTGTGCACGTATTTTCGGGCCAGTAAAAGATTACGAATGTTTATGCGGAAAATATAAACGCTTAAAACACCGTGGTGTGATTTGTGAAAAATGTGGTGTTGAAGTAACACAAACTAAAGTGCGTCGTGAACGTATGGGCCACATTGAATTGGCTTGTCCAGTTGCACACATTTGGTTCTTAAAATCACTTCCGTCCCGTATCGGTTTATTACTTGATATGCCGTTACGTGATATTGAGCGTGTGCTTTACTTTGAAATGTACATCGTAACCGAACCGGGTATGACCGATTTAGAACGTGGACAGTTATTAACTGAAGAACAATTCCTTGATGCAGAAGACCGCTGGCAAGATGAATTCGAAGCGAAAATGGGTGCTGAAGCAATTCAAGATTTACTTAAAGGTATTGATCTTGAAGTGGAATGTGAAAAATTACGTGAAGAGTTACAAGAAACTAACTCTGAAACAAAACGTAAGAAAATCACTAAACGCTTAAAATTATTAGAAGCTTTCCAACAATCTGGTAATAAACCAGAGTGGATGGTGATGACTGTATTACCAGTACTTCCGCCAGATTTACGTCCGTTAGTACCATTAGATGGTGGTCGTTTTGCAACTTCGGACTTAAACGATTTATATCGTCGCGTAATCAACCGTAACAACCGTTTAAAACGTTTATTAGATTTAATCGCACCAGATATTATCGTGCGCAACGAAAAACGTATGTTACAAGAATCTGTTGATGCTTTATTAGATAATGGTCGTCGTGGTCGTGCGATTACAGGTTCTAACCGTCGTCCATTGAAATCACTTGCGGATATGATCAAAGGTAAACAAGGTCGTTTCCGTCAAAACTTATTAGGTAAACGTGTTGACTATTCAGGCCGTTCTGTAATCACTGTAGGTCCATACTTGCACTTACACCAATGTGGTTTACCGAAGAAAATGGCATTGGAATTATTCCGTCCGTTTATCTATGCAAAATTAGAAAGCCGTGGTTATGCAACTACAATCAAAGCGGCTAAGAAAATGGTTGAGCGTGAAGACGCGATCGTTTGGGATATCTTGGCAGAAGTTATTCGTGAGCACCCAATTCTATTGAACCGTGCACCGACACTTCACCGTTTAGGTATCCAAGCGTTTGAACCACTTCTAATCGAAGGTAAAGCAATCCAGTTACACCCGCTCGTTTGTGCGGCGTTCAACGCGGACTTCGATGGTGACCAAATGGCGGTTCACGTACCATTAACACTTGAAGCTCAGTTAGAAGCACGTGCGTTAATGATGTCAACCAACAACGTACTTTCACCTGCAAACGGTGATCCTATTATCGTTCCATCACAAGACGTGGTGTTGGGTCTTTACTATATGACCCGTGAAAAAGTGAACGGTAAAGGCGAAGGCATGTTATTGCAAGATCCGCGCGAAGCTGAAAAAGCATATCGCACAGGTGAAGCAGAATTACATTCTCGCGTTAAAGTACGTATTACTGAATATGTGAAAAATGAAGCAGGCGAATTCGAAGAGAAAACCACATTAACCGATACCACTATCGGTCGTGCAATCTTATGGATGATCGCGCCAAAAGGTATGCCTTATTCATTGTTTAACCAAACATTAGGTAAAAAAGCAATTTCTAAACTTATCAACGAAGCTTATCGTCGTTTAGGTTTGAAAGAAGCAGTAATGTTTGCTGACCATATTATGTATACCGGTTTTGCTTATGCTGCACGTTCAGGTTCTTCTGTGGGTATCGACGATATGGTTATCCCAGAGAAAAAATACGAAATTATTTCTGCAGCGGAAGCTGAAGTGGCTGAAATTCAAGAACAGTTCCAATCTGGTCTTGTAACAGCGGGTGAGCGTTATAACAAAGTCATCGATATTTGGGCTGCAGCAAATGAGCGTGTAGCGAAAGCAATGATGGAAAACTTATCTCAGGAAGAAGTCATCAACCGTGAAGGTAACCCTGAGAAACAAGCTTCTTTCAACAGCATTTTTATGATGGCTGACTCCGGTGCGCGTGGTTCTGCAGCTCAGATTCGTCAGTTAGCAGGTATGCGTGGTTTGATGGCGCGTCCAGATGGTTCGATCATCGAAACCCCAATTACAGCGAACTTCCGTGAAGGTTTGAACGTACTTCAGTACTTTATTTCAACCCACGGTGCGCGTAAAGGTTTGGCGGATACCGCATTAAAAACAGCAAACTCTGGTTACTTAACTCGTCGTTTAGTTGACGTAGCGCAAGACTTAGTGATCGTTGAAGATGACTGTGGTACACACGAAGGTTTAGTCATGACTCCATTAATCGAAGGTGGAGATGAGAAAGTTCCACTTCGCGAATTAGTGTTAGGTCGTGTTGTGGCTGAAGATGTGTATAAACCAGGTACAGAAGAAGTCTTAATTGCACGTAACACTTTATTAGATGAAAAACTTTGTGATGTGTTAGATGCAAACTCAGTGGACAGCGTAAAAGTACGTTCTGTTGTAACTTGTGATACTGACTTCGGTGTATGTGCGAAATGTTACGGTCGTGACTTAGCACGTGGTCACCTCATCAATCAAGGTGAAGCAGTTGGTGTTATCGCTGCTCAATCTATCGGTGAGCCAGGTACACAGTTAACCATGCGTACGTTCCACATCGGTGGTGCAGCTTCTGCAGCAGCCAAAGAATCTAGCGTACAAATCAAAAACAACGGTACTTTACACCTTGCTAACGCAAAATTCGTTGTTAATGACGAAGGTAAATTAGTGTTAACTTCTCGTAATACTGAATTAACCGTAACTGATGCATTTGGTCGTACGAAAGAACATTATAAAGTGCCTTACGGTACTGTATTGAACAAAGCTGACGGTCAAGAAGTGTCTGCTGGTGAAACAGTGGCAAACTGGGATCCACATACTATGCCAGTAGTCTCTGAAGTATCTGGTTTTGTGAAATTCGTTGATATCGTGGATGGTTTAACTGTAACTCGTCAAACGGATGAATTAACCGGTCTTTCTTCTATTGTGGTACAAGACGTGGGTGAACGTGCAACAGCAGGTAAAGATTTACGTCCAACTATTAAATTAGTTGATGCAAAAGGTAACGATATCTTCTTACCTGAAACTGACGTTATTGCACAATACTTCTTACCAGGTAAAGCAATCGTAAGTTTAGATGACGGTGCGGAAGTGAAAGTGGGTGAACCACTTGCACGTATTCCACAAGAATCTGTGGGTACTAAAGATATTACCGGTGGTCTTCCACGCGTTGCTGATTTATTCGAAGCTCGTAAACCGAAAGAACCTGCTATCTTGGCAGAAATTTCAGGTATCGTGTCCTTCGGTAAAGAAACTAAAGGTAAACGTCGCTTGCTAATCACCCCAACTGAAGGTGAAATCTACGAAGAAATGATTCCAAAATGGCGTCAACTCAACGTATTTGAAGGCGAGATGGTAGAACGTGGTGATGTGATTTCTGATGGTGCAGAGACTCCACACGATATCTTACGTTTACGCGGTGTTCGTGCTGTAACTGAATATATCGTGAACGAAGTGCAAGAAGTTTACCGCTTACAAGGGGTAAAAATTAACGATAAGCACATCGAAGTTATCGTACGTCAAATGTTACGTAAAGCAGTCATTACGAAAGCTTATGACAGCGAATTCCTTGAAGGGGAACAAGTTGAAGTGGCTCGCGTGAAAATTGTGAACCGTAAACGTGAAGCGGAAGGTAAACCACCAGTTGAATTCGAACGTGAATTACTTGGTATTACCAAAGCGTCATTGGCAACAGAATCCTTCATTTCTGCGGCATCGTTCCAAGAAACCACTCGTGTGCTTACTGAAGCAGCGGTGGCAGGTAAACGTGATGAATTACGCGGCTTGAAAGAGAACGTAATCGTAGGTCGTTTAATCCCAGCTGGTACTGGTTTTGCATATCACCAAGGTCGTCACAAAAAACGTATTGTAGACGATGTTGTGATTAAATTGTCTGAAGACGATGAAGCAGCAATTGCTGATGAATTCGTGATGACAGCAGATGATGCAACAACTAACTTAGCAGAAATGCTTAATATGGCAGATGATGCAGAGTAATCGCTAATCAATAAAAGAAAACCCAAGTTTAAACTTGGGTTTTTTATTATCTTAATACAGAAAGAGCGGTTAGGTTTTGATGAATTTTTCTTTTGGAAAAGTATTGTAAAATGACCGCACTTTCTTTTCATCAATAAAAAGCCACCCTAATGGATGGCTTTGAAATATTGTACTTCTAAGCTAAGATTACCAGCCTTTTACAACACCATCTTTAAAGTGTTTTTTCGCTTCTTGGTAAACTTCTTCAGTTTGGTACGCTTTGACGAAATCTTGGATCGCTTTGCTGTCTTTGTTATCAGTACGTGCAACGATGATGTTTACGTATGGAGAATCTTTATCTTCTACGAAGACACCGTTATCTTGCGCATTTAAACCAACTTGACCCGCATAAGTATTATTTACAACAGCAAGATCAACATCATCTAGTGCACGAGCGGCAACAGAAGTATCTACTTCAGAAATTTTGAAGTTTTTCGGATTTTCAACAATATCAGCTACAGTTGAAAGAAGGTCGTTAACATTTTTAAGTTTGATTAAACCTTGTTTTTCTAGAAGAATTAATGCGCGACCGCGGTTTGACGGATCGTTTGGAACAACGATTTTAGCACCTTCTTTTAAATCATTTACATTTTTAATAGTTTTAGAATAACCAGCAAGTGGGTAAACAAAGGTGTTACCAACGATCACTAAGTTATTTAAGCTTTTTGCTTTTGCATCTTCATCTAGGTAAGGTTTGTGTTGCATTGCGTTAGCATCTAAATCACCTTTAGATACCGCAGTGTTTGGTAATGCGTAGTCATTGAATAAAACAAATTCAACATTTAAGTTGTATTTATCTTTTGCGACTTTTGCAGCAGTTTCAGCTACTTGGTGCTCAGGACCCGCCATTACACCAACTTTGATTGATGTTGCAGTAGGTGTAGTTGATGCTACATCTGCTTTTTTCTCTTCTTTACACCCTGTTAATACTAATGCTGACGCAATAGCAGTGATAGCAAATAAGTTTTTTAATTTCATGTTTTTTCCTTGTTGTGAATAAAATACTATAGAAAATAATTAACGGTGATCCACTCGTTTTGCGAGCGTGTCGCCTAATTTTTGACTGAGCATCACGATAATCACGATAACAATCGTTGCCGCCCAAGTTACCGATGGCATATTGCGATAGACACCATAGTTAATGGCGAGGCTTCCTAAGCCGCCACCGCCTTGCGTTCCCGCCATTGCGGTATAGCCAATTAATGTCACGAAAGTGAGCGTAATAGCATTAATTAGCGTAGGTAGGGATTCAGGCAAATAGAATTTACGAATAATTTGCCAATTGGTTGCACCCATTGCTTTTGCGGTTTCAGTTAAACCCATTGGAATCTCAAAAAGCGCATTACTTGTTAGGCGAGCAAAAAATGGTGTTGCCGCCGCACTTAATGACACAATCGCTGCATTAGAACCAATGCTCCCGCTAGGAAGTAACCAACTGGTAAGCGGAATTAAAGCAAGTAACAAAATAATATAAGGGATTGAACGTCCAATATTAATAATGACATTTAAACACGCATTGAGCTTTTTGCTTTCTAAAATCGCCCCTTTATTGGTTAAAAAGGTTAAAAAACCTAATGGTAAACCTAATAAAGCTGCAATTAATGTTGATAAGACCGACATATAAATTGTTTCAACGGTAGATACCGTTAATAAATTAGCAAAATTATCGGGAAATTGTTGGCTAAGTGTTGCCCATAATTCATTGAACATAGCCTAGTACCTCTACTCGAACATTATTTTCCATTAAATAGACCTTAGTTTGTGTAATTGCATCTTCATCACCTTCAACTTCTGCAATAGTAAAGCCGAATTTAACGCCACCGGCATAATCAATTTGTGAAGTTAAAATACTGAGTTCGACACCAAACTTTTTCGATGCTTGAGAAAGTAGTGGCGCATCGACAGAGCGACCAGTAAATTCAAATTTGATAATTGGGTAAGATCTTGCATGTTTGGGACTATGAGATAAATTTTCCAAGTATTCTTCTGGCAACGAGATATGGAAAGTAGAACTAATAAATTCTTGAGCTAACTTTGTTTTTGGATTAGAGAAAATTTCGCTAACTGTGCCTTGTTCAACGAGACGGCCTTTATCAATTACTGCAACTTGATCGCAGATTCGTTTAACCACTTCCATTTCATGGGTAATAAGAAGAATTGTAATGCCTAAAGAGCGGTTGATTTCTTTTAATAATTTTAGAATGGATTGTGTTGTAGCGGGATCTAATGCGCTAGTAGCTTCATCACATAATAATACTTTGGGATCACTTGCAAGTGCTCGAGCAATGGCTACACGCTGTTTTTGGCCGCCTGAGAGATTAGCTGGATACACATT
This is a stretch of genomic DNA from Haemophilus parainfluenzae. It encodes these proteins:
- a CDS encoding MetQ/NlpA family lipoprotein, with the protein product MKLKNLFAITAIASALVLTGCKEEKKADVASTTPTATSIKVGVMAGPEHQVAETAAKVAKDKYNLNVEFVLFNDYALPNTAVSKGDLDANAMQHKPYLDEDAKAKSLNNLVIVGNTFVYPLAGYSKTIKNVNDLKEGAKIVVPNDPSNRGRALILLEKQGLIKLKNVNDLLSTVADIVENPKNFKISEVDTSVAARALDDVDLAVVNNTYAGQVGLNAQDNGVFVEDKDSPYVNIIVARTDNKDSKAIQDFVKAYQTEEVYQEAKKHFKDGVVKGW
- the metN gene encoding methionine ABC transporter ATP-binding protein MetN, producing MIKLNNITKIFTLPDKKLTALDNVSLHVPKGQICGVIGASGAGKSTLIRCVNLLERPTHGAVIIDGVDLTQLSDAELVKTRRQIGMIFQHFNLLTSRTVFENVALPLELENKSKAEIQEKTTALLALVGLSDKHNVYPANLSGGQKQRVAIARALASDPKVLLCDEATSALDPATTQSILKLLKEINRSLGITILLITHEMEVVKRICDQVAVIDKGRLVEQGTVSEIFSNPKTKLAQEFISSTFHISLPEEYLENLSHSPKHARSYPIIKFEFTGRSVDAPLLSQASKKFGVELSILTSQIDYAGGVKFGFTIAEVEGDEDAITQTKVYLMENNVRVEVLGYVQ
- the rpoC gene encoding DNA-directed RNA polymerase subunit beta', translating into MKDLVKFLKAQSKTSEDFDVIKIGLASPDMIRSWSFGEVKKPETINYRTFKPERDGLFCARIFGPVKDYECLCGKYKRLKHRGVICEKCGVEVTQTKVRRERMGHIELACPVAHIWFLKSLPSRIGLLLDMPLRDIERVLYFEMYIVTEPGMTDLERGQLLTEEQFLDAEDRWQDEFEAKMGAEAIQDLLKGIDLEVECEKLREELQETNSETKRKKITKRLKLLEAFQQSGNKPEWMVMTVLPVLPPDLRPLVPLDGGRFATSDLNDLYRRVINRNNRLKRLLDLIAPDIIVRNEKRMLQESVDALLDNGRRGRAITGSNRRPLKSLADMIKGKQGRFRQNLLGKRVDYSGRSVITVGPYLHLHQCGLPKKMALELFRPFIYAKLESRGYATTIKAAKKMVEREDAIVWDILAEVIREHPILLNRAPTLHRLGIQAFEPLLIEGKAIQLHPLVCAAFNADFDGDQMAVHVPLTLEAQLEARALMMSTNNVLSPANGDPIIVPSQDVVLGLYYMTREKVNGKGEGMLLQDPREAEKAYRTGEAELHSRVKVRITEYVKNEAGEFEEKTTLTDTTIGRAILWMIAPKGMPYSLFNQTLGKKAISKLINEAYRRLGLKEAVMFADHIMYTGFAYAARSGSSVGIDDMVIPEKKYEIISAAEAEVAEIQEQFQSGLVTAGERYNKVIDIWAAANERVAKAMMENLSQEEVINREGNPEKQASFNSIFMMADSGARGSAAQIRQLAGMRGLMARPDGSIIETPITANFREGLNVLQYFISTHGARKGLADTALKTANSGYLTRRLVDVAQDLVIVEDDCGTHEGLVMTPLIEGGDEKVPLRELVLGRVVAEDVYKPGTEEVLIARNTLLDEKLCDVLDANSVDSVKVRSVVTCDTDFGVCAKCYGRDLARGHLINQGEAVGVIAAQSIGEPGTQLTMRTFHIGGAASAAAKESSVQIKNNGTLHLANAKFVVNDEGKLVLTSRNTELTVTDAFGRTKEHYKVPYGTVLNKADGQEVSAGETVANWDPHTMPVVSEVSGFVKFVDIVDGLTVTRQTDELTGLSSIVVQDVGERATAGKDLRPTIKLVDAKGNDIFLPETDVIAQYFLPGKAIVSLDDGAEVKVGEPLARIPQESVGTKDITGGLPRVADLFEARKPKEPAILAEISGIVSFGKETKGKRRLLITPTEGEIYEEMIPKWRQLNVFEGEMVERGDVISDGAETPHDILRLRGVRAVTEYIVNEVQEVYRLQGVKINDKHIEVIVRQMLRKAVITKAYDSEFLEGEQVEVARVKIVNRKREAEGKPPVEFERELLGITKASLATESFISAASFQETTRVLTEAAVAGKRDELRGLKENVIVGRLIPAGTGFAYHQGRHKKRIVDDVVIKLSEDDEAAIADEFVMTADDATTNLAEMLNMADDAE
- a CDS encoding methionine ABC transporter permease, producing the protein MFNELWATLSQQFPDNFANLLTVSTVETIYMSVLSTLIAALLGLPLGFLTFLTNKGAILESKKLNACLNVIINIGRSIPYIILLLALIPLTSWLLPSGSIGSNAAIVSLSAAATPFFARLTSNALFEIPMGLTETAKAMGATNWQIIRKFYLPESLPTLINAITLTFVTLIGYTAMAGTQGGGGLGSLAINYGVYRNMPSVTWAATIVIVIIVMLSQKLGDTLAKRVDHR